One window of the Cryptomeria japonica chromosome 7, Sugi_1.0, whole genome shotgun sequence genome contains the following:
- the LOC131045207 gene encoding uncharacterized protein LOC131045207 — protein MNVGFLSPKFQRLGGRRNICSKLNPSAQPSRQSSSSEIRVSPKTSEEALKLEIEYVRNLGVLEGSKAFANALVAVDSSGRENFENKLKLMATLGLLENEILQIVRRAPRALTNGIDKIKKNMDFLKNITGFQPNIVVVYPRLLNYSIENRIQPRHKVIEFLRETEPSRLPRNLARVYELSERSFADKFLMGSPEAAKLYEKYKGKSVDLAIS, from the exons ATGAATGTGGGTTTTCTGAGTCCCAAGTTTCAGCGATTGGGAGGAAGAAGGAATATTTGTTCAAAGTTAAATCCATCCGCACAGCCCAGCAGGCAGTCCAGCTCTTCAGAGATTCGGGTTTCACCGAAGACCAG TGAAGAGGCGCTGAAATTGGAGATTGAATATGTGAGAAACCTGGGTGTTTTGGAGGGATCGAAAGCATTTGCGAACGCCCTTGTAGCGGTTGATAGTTCTGGgcgtgaaaattttgaaaataaattaaaacttatGGCAACACTCGGTCTTTTGGAGAATGAGATTCTGCAGATTGTAAGAAGAGCTCCTCGTGCGCTCACTAATGGCATTGATAAGATAAAGAAAAACATGGATTTCTTGAAAAATATTACTGGCTTTCAGCcaaacattgtggttgtgtatCCTCGTCTTTTAAATTATAGCATAGAGAATAGGATTCAACCACGCCATAAGGTAATTGAATTTTTAAGGGAAACAGAACCATCCAGACTTCCCAGAAACCTTGCTAGAGTGTATGAACTAAGTGAACGAAGTTTTGCCGACAAGTTTCTGATGGGCAGTCCTGAGGCGGCAAAGTTGTATGAAAAGTACAAGGGTAAGTCTGTTGATCTTGCCATCAGCTGA